The Alosa sapidissima isolate fAloSap1 chromosome 5, fAloSap1.pri, whole genome shotgun sequence genome has a window encoding:
- the plac8l1 gene encoding cornifelin homolog B has product MSEQDSDSEEVVLQEIVLQDADTDHSPPQTEEEVTTTTPKVAVAAAAMADDCPVVITQPGLGVTTTTVTTITQTGGDWSTGLLNVCGDSTTCLMGAFVPCCLDFSLAHQYGECLCLPMLPGSTLAMRVGMRERFKIRGSVCEDWVAVCMCYPLAVCQMIREMKRRMKTQIYQVSTALESS; this is encoded by the exons ATGTCTG AGCAGGACTCCGACTCAGAGGAGGTTGTACTCCAAGAGATAGTACTCCAGGACGCCGACACTGACCACTCGCCCCCTCagacggaggaggaggtgaCGACGACGACTCCAAAAGTGGCGGTGGCTGCAGCGGCCATGGCGGATGACTGTCCCGTCGTCATCACCCAACCGGGACTGGGGGTTACCACAACAACGGTCACCACCATCACACAGACGGGAGGAGACTGGAGCACGGGACTGCTCAACGTGTGCGGAGATAGCACCACGT gtTTGATGGGGGCGTTTGTGCCGTGTTGTCTGGACTTTAGCTTGGCCCATCAGTATGGCGAGTGCCTGTGTCTGCCCATGCTGCCCGGCTCCACTCTGGCCATGCGAGTGGGCATGAGGGAGCGCTTTAAAATccgg gggagtgtgtgtgaggactgggtggcggtgtgtatgtgttacccGCTGGCTGTGTGTCAGATGATCCGTGAGATGAAGAGAAGGATGAAGACTCAGATTTACCAGGTGTCCACGGCACTCGAGTCCTCCTGA
- the LOC121709657 gene encoding glutaredoxin domain-containing cysteine-rich protein 2 isoform X1: MMEGQLAGGLDLKQQIVSRELASHTAPVSHRCAGRSAAYATGILSLRSNENRARAKKKTTDMEESQRTFGPRYAEAKPRKVRFKLNSSYSGRVLKHVYEDGQELESPEEKYPHSFVHTKIPRHLDAGQLCSFTDMPEQPTGLYAQRINVYRGVTGFRSPTFGDLPEGDPNAPVLDFGKIIIYTSNLRIIPAPQRRRERESEARGAGQDQGGGRGGEGGGEEEVSKGHSHRSRGKHRTKCGHGNKEMTSPKLKQDAGGCLQCGGSGCAPCSLCHGSKLSMLANRFNESIRDLRCQACYPEGLEPCQSCAQ, translated from the exons ATGATGGAGGGCCAGCTTGCCGGTGGGCTGGATCTCAAGCAGCAAATAGTGAGCAGGGAGCTCGCCTCTCACACGGCTCCCGTGTCACACAGGTGTGCAGGGCGTTCCGCAGCGTACGCCACAGGTATACTCTCCCTCCGGAGCAACGAAAACAGAGCGAGggcgaaaaaaaaaacaacggaCATGGAGGAGTCACAGAGGACGTTTGGGCCGCGGTACGCGGAGGCGAAGCCGCGTAAGGTGCGCTTCAAGCTGAACTCGTCGTACAGCGGCCGGGTGCTCAAGCACGTCTACGAGGACGGCCAGGAGCTGGAGAGCCCCGAGGAGAAGTACCCGCACAGCTTCGTGCACACCAAGATCCCACGCCACCTGGACGCCGGACAGCTCTGCAGCTTCACTGACATGCCCGAGCAGCCCACGGGGCTCTACGCGCAGAGGATCAACGTCTACCGGGGGGTCACGGGCTTCAGGTCGCCCACCTTCGGTGACCTTCCAGAGGGAGACCCTAAT GCCCCAGTGCTGGACTTCGGGAAGATCATTATCTACACTAGTAACCTGAGGATCATTCCTGCACcccagaggaggagggagagggagagtgaagcAAGAGGAGCTGGGCAGGatcaaggaggaggaagaggaggagaaggaggaggagaggaggaggtttcCAAGGGTCACAGCCACCGCAGCAGAGGCAAGCACAGAACTAAGTGTGGCCATGGAAACAAAGAGATGACCTCTCCAAAACTCAAG CAGGATGCCGGTGGCTGTCTGCAGTGTGGCGGTTCGGGCTGTGCCCCCTGCTCCCTGTGCCATGGCAGCAAGCTGTCCATGCTGGCAAACCGATTCAATGAGTCGATCCGAGACCTGCGCTGCCAGGCCTGCTACCCAGAAGGCCTGGAACCCTGCCAGTCCTGTGCCCAGTAG
- the LOC121709657 gene encoding glutaredoxin domain-containing cysteine-rich protein 2 isoform X2, whose amino-acid sequence MMEGQLAGGLDLKQQIVSRELASHTAPVSHRCAGRSAAYATGILSLRSNENRARAKKKTTDMEESQRTFGPRYAEAKPRKVRFKLNSSYSGRVLKHVYEDGQELESPEEKYPHSFVHTKIPRHLDAGQLCSFTDMPEQPTGLYAQRINVYRGVTGFRSPTFGDLPEGDPNAPVLDFGKIIIYTSNLRIIPAPQRRRERESEARGAGQDQGGGRGGEGGGEEEVSKGHSHRSRGKHRTKCGHGNKEMTSPKLKDAGGCLQCGGSGCAPCSLCHGSKLSMLANRFNESIRDLRCQACYPEGLEPCQSCAQ is encoded by the exons ATGATGGAGGGCCAGCTTGCCGGTGGGCTGGATCTCAAGCAGCAAATAGTGAGCAGGGAGCTCGCCTCTCACACGGCTCCCGTGTCACACAGGTGTGCAGGGCGTTCCGCAGCGTACGCCACAGGTATACTCTCCCTCCGGAGCAACGAAAACAGAGCGAGggcgaaaaaaaaaacaacggaCATGGAGGAGTCACAGAGGACGTTTGGGCCGCGGTACGCGGAGGCGAAGCCGCGTAAGGTGCGCTTCAAGCTGAACTCGTCGTACAGCGGCCGGGTGCTCAAGCACGTCTACGAGGACGGCCAGGAGCTGGAGAGCCCCGAGGAGAAGTACCCGCACAGCTTCGTGCACACCAAGATCCCACGCCACCTGGACGCCGGACAGCTCTGCAGCTTCACTGACATGCCCGAGCAGCCCACGGGGCTCTACGCGCAGAGGATCAACGTCTACCGGGGGGTCACGGGCTTCAGGTCGCCCACCTTCGGTGACCTTCCAGAGGGAGACCCTAAT GCCCCAGTGCTGGACTTCGGGAAGATCATTATCTACACTAGTAACCTGAGGATCATTCCTGCACcccagaggaggagggagagggagagtgaagcAAGAGGAGCTGGGCAGGatcaaggaggaggaagaggaggagaaggaggaggagaggaggaggtttcCAAGGGTCACAGCCACCGCAGCAGAGGCAAGCACAGAACTAAGTGTGGCCATGGAAACAAAGAGATGACCTCTCCAAAACTCAAG GATGCCGGTGGCTGTCTGCAGTGTGGCGGTTCGGGCTGTGCCCCCTGCTCCCTGTGCCATGGCAGCAAGCTGTCCATGCTGGCAAACCGATTCAATGAGTCGATCCGAGACCTGCGCTGCCAGGCCTGCTACCCAGAAGGCCTGGAACCCTGCCAGTCCTGTGCCCAGTAG